From a region of the Myxococcus stipitatus genome:
- a CDS encoding AMP-binding protein, with protein sequence MPFDLRDILRQLDAPPTEEGLPAWLQESWSDPEDFITALANHHASRGTPAPKSRPGQHHDFFHDLVVRHAGTDTAAFRGWEPVRGWQVLGYRELGERAARRASEWAAQGVKPGAKVALVHAMGPELLVSLMAALKLGACVSPLPPTGTHFLSRRLTRLAPDHVSAEAYQAPLLKGFEALLLRSQGHAAPSFTSHTYRPGETVALLFSPLVDPPDTPVPLSAERAWNAALCDGLLTFALGPGEHLAAPGFPFLQHQPALLFATLLRGATFLHLEPADLERAPGRLTEHPLRALGVSPALREALTRARGGPLRNVAHWFRSADEPLDWEAWRDWMRQHDLGAVPRSHVLVDAAEGGVVLASRRRAGEFQVGLAPAPGRAWALRDVNMSGQESIGDMGVFTPLPDKDRPPGYVILTRQRGQFLYSGTRDARRDGRVYPSAEVVDALADLPFCKGASVAIAPTGGPAGHHRYVLLVFTGAEESPHFENEANPRRQEIRKRLELRLGAEHLPDRVELIRLLPHRAEDGRVDDAWCRAQYLTGALHVKSTDPMFQALTALRERVRESARAPGDDGRSGTP encoded by the coding sequence ATGCCCTTCGACCTCCGCGACATCCTCCGCCAGCTCGACGCGCCTCCGACCGAGGAGGGGCTCCCCGCCTGGCTCCAGGAGAGCTGGAGCGACCCGGAGGACTTCATCACCGCCCTGGCCAACCACCACGCCAGCAGGGGGACCCCGGCGCCGAAGAGCCGTCCCGGGCAGCACCACGACTTCTTCCACGACCTGGTCGTGCGCCACGCGGGCACCGACACCGCGGCCTTCCGGGGCTGGGAGCCCGTCCGGGGCTGGCAGGTGCTGGGCTACCGCGAGCTGGGAGAGCGCGCCGCGCGCCGCGCCTCGGAGTGGGCCGCGCAAGGGGTGAAGCCGGGGGCGAAGGTGGCGCTCGTCCACGCCATGGGGCCGGAGCTGCTCGTGTCCCTCATGGCCGCGCTGAAGCTGGGCGCGTGCGTCAGCCCGTTGCCCCCCACCGGGACGCACTTCCTGTCGCGCCGGCTGACGCGGCTCGCGCCGGACCACGTCTCCGCGGAGGCCTACCAGGCCCCGTTGCTGAAGGGCTTCGAGGCGCTCCTGCTGCGCTCCCAGGGCCACGCCGCGCCCTCCTTCACCTCGCACACCTACCGGCCCGGGGAGACGGTCGCCCTGCTGTTCTCGCCGCTGGTGGACCCGCCGGACACGCCCGTGCCGCTCAGCGCGGAGCGCGCGTGGAACGCGGCGCTGTGCGACGGGCTGCTCACCTTCGCGCTCGGGCCCGGCGAACACCTGGCGGCGCCGGGGTTCCCCTTCCTCCAGCACCAGCCGGCGCTGCTGTTCGCCACGTTGTTGAGGGGCGCCACCTTCCTCCACCTGGAGCCCGCCGACCTGGAGCGCGCGCCCGGGCGGCTCACGGAGCATCCGCTGCGGGCGTTGGGCGTCTCCCCCGCCCTGCGCGAGGCGCTGACGCGGGCGCGCGGCGGCCCGCTGCGCAACGTGGCGCACTGGTTCCGCAGCGCCGACGAGCCCCTCGACTGGGAGGCGTGGCGCGACTGGATGCGACAGCACGACCTGGGCGCGGTGCCGCGCAGCCACGTGCTCGTCGACGCCGCGGAGGGCGGCGTGGTGCTCGCGTCGCGGCGCCGGGCCGGAGAGTTCCAGGTGGGCCTGGCGCCCGCGCCCGGACGCGCCTGGGCGTTGCGCGACGTCAACATGAGCGGCCAGGAGTCCATCGGGGACATGGGCGTCTTCACGCCCCTGCCCGACAAGGACCGGCCCCCCGGCTACGTCATCCTCACCCGCCAGCGCGGACAGTTCCTCTATTCGGGCACCCGCGACGCGCGCCGCGACGGCCGCGTCTACCCGTCCGCGGAAGTGGTCGACGCGCTCGCCGACCTGCCCTTCTGCAAGGGCGCCTCCGTGGCCATCGCGCCCACTGGAGGGCCGGCCGGCCATCACCGCTACGTGCTGCTCGTCTTCACCGGCGCGGAGGAGAGCCCGCACTTCGAGAACGAGGCGAACCCGCGCCGGCAGGAGATCCGCAAGCGGCTGGAGCTGCGCCTGGGCGCCGAGCACCTGCCGGACCGCGTCGAGTTGATCCGCCTGCTGCCCCACCGCGCCGAGGACGGCCGCGTCGACGATGCCTGGTGCCGGGCGCAGTACCTCACCGGCGCGCTCCACGTGAAGAGCACCGACCCCATGTTCCAGGCGCTCACCGCGCTGCGGGAGCGCGTCCGGGAGAGCGCCCGCGCGCCGGGCGACGACGGCCGCTCCGGAACGCCGTAG
- a CDS encoding Re/Si-specific NAD(P)(+) transhydrogenase subunit alpha produces the protein MIIAIPRETVPGERRIALVAESVKRLVGRKHEVVVERGAGLGAECSDEELQAAGARIESSVEAVYSAADLLLKIQPPDAAEVARLKPDSVLVSLAYPLAQPGLARDLARRRVTLLAVDMIPRTTLAQMMDVLSSQATIAGYRAVLLAAEALPRLFPMLMTAAGTIPPAKVLVLGAGVAGLQAIATARRLGAVVEAYDVRRVVKEQVESLGARFVNIDIEDAAGAGGYAKELSEEAKKKQAEVLAAHVAKSDVVITTAQVPGRRAPVLLPADMVRRMKSGSVVVDIAAEQGGNCELTRAGERHRTQTGVTIIGEKNLPSQLSVHASAMYSRNMEKLLAHVTDKDGVLKLDVADEIVKGMLITRGGEVVHPAVADVAMREA, from the coding sequence ATGATCATCGCCATCCCCCGTGAAACGGTGCCGGGCGAGAGGCGGATCGCGCTCGTGGCGGAGAGCGTGAAACGACTCGTCGGCAGGAAGCACGAAGTGGTGGTCGAGCGTGGCGCGGGACTCGGCGCGGAGTGCTCGGACGAGGAGCTCCAGGCGGCCGGGGCGCGCATCGAGTCGAGCGTGGAGGCCGTCTACTCCGCCGCCGACCTGCTCTTGAAGATACAGCCACCGGACGCCGCGGAGGTGGCGCGGCTCAAGCCGGACTCGGTGTTGGTGAGCCTGGCCTATCCGCTGGCGCAGCCCGGGCTCGCGCGCGACCTGGCGCGGCGGCGGGTGACGCTGCTGGCGGTGGACATGATTCCGCGCACCACGCTGGCGCAGATGATGGACGTGCTCAGCTCGCAGGCCACCATCGCCGGCTACCGCGCGGTGCTGCTGGCGGCGGAGGCCCTGCCCAGGCTGTTCCCCATGCTGATGACGGCCGCGGGCACCATCCCTCCGGCGAAGGTGCTGGTGCTGGGGGCGGGCGTTGCGGGGCTGCAGGCCATCGCCACGGCGCGTCGGCTGGGCGCGGTGGTGGAGGCGTACGACGTGCGGCGCGTGGTGAAGGAGCAGGTGGAGAGCCTGGGCGCGCGCTTCGTCAACATCGACATCGAGGACGCGGCGGGGGCGGGCGGCTACGCGAAGGAGCTCAGCGAGGAGGCGAAGAAGAAGCAGGCCGAGGTGCTCGCGGCGCACGTCGCGAAGTCGGACGTGGTCATCACCACGGCGCAGGTGCCCGGTCGCCGCGCGCCGGTGCTCCTGCCCGCGGACATGGTGCGGCGGATGAAGAGCGGCTCGGTGGTGGTGGACATCGCGGCGGAGCAGGGCGGCAACTGCGAGCTGACGCGCGCGGGCGAGCGCCACCGCACGCAGACGGGCGTCACCATCATCGGGGAGAAGAACCTGCCCAGCCAGCTGTCGGTCCACGCGAGCGCCATGTACTCGCGCAACATGGAGAAGCTGCTGGCGCACGTCACCGACAAGGACGGGGTGCTGAAGCTGGATGTGGCGGACGAAATCGTGAAGGGAATGCTCATCACCCGCGGCGGCGAGGTCGTCCATCCCGCCGTGGCCGACGTGGCGATGCGGGAGGCGTGA
- a CDS encoding NAD(P) transhydrogenase subunit alpha, with protein sequence MSLTLIFGLYVFFLAAFTGYQVISKVPHLLHTPLMAFTNAISGISLVGSLLAAGGHYGTVSTVLGAVAVLAASINVVGGFLITDRMLRMFKKKGGAR encoded by the coding sequence ATGTCGCTGACGCTCATCTTCGGCTTGTATGTCTTCTTCCTGGCCGCCTTCACCGGCTACCAGGTCATCTCCAAGGTCCCCCACCTGCTGCACACGCCGCTGATGGCCTTCACCAACGCCATCTCCGGCATCTCCCTGGTGGGCTCGCTGCTGGCGGCGGGCGGCCACTACGGGACGGTGTCCACGGTGCTGGGCGCGGTGGCGGTGCTCGCGGCCTCCATCAACGTGGTGGGTGGCTTCCTCATCACCGACCGCATGCTGCGCATGTTCAAGAAGAAGGGCGGTGCGCGATGA
- a CDS encoding NAD(P)(+) transhydrogenase (Re/Si-specific) subunit beta yields MTLSLAETFVQLLYLAASILFVLGLKDLGDAQTARRGVLLAEVGMVAAVAGTLLYGVGVTGVIVRWEWILVALLIGSAVGTGMGLWIPMTKMPERIALSHAFGGLAVGLVGVVEYLEHGGAKMSTLQITATGLEVALGALTFTGSLMAFGKLQGFITGRPVTYVGQNASNMAMIAGTLGLIGLLVLQPDAAWAFYAVATLGVLLGVLLVLPIGGADMPVVICLLNSYAGLAASATGFALGNNVLIICGALDGFSGFLLGMMMSKAMNRSFSNVLFGAFGAAPETKAVTEGAAPAGPAPNVGSVEEAAEVLRAARSVIVVPGYGMAVSQAQHAVRDLANVLQTHGCEVRYAIHPVAGRMPGHMNVLLAEANVPYDHLFDLEVINDDFSATDVALVVGANDVVNPAARSNQSSPIYGMPILSADMAKTCVVLKRSLNAGFAGIENELFVRSNTMMVLGDAKKTLMQFTAALKE; encoded by the coding sequence ATGACGCTGTCGCTCGCGGAGACGTTCGTCCAGCTCTTGTACCTGGCCGCCTCCATCCTCTTCGTGCTCGGCCTGAAGGACCTGGGCGACGCGCAGACGGCGCGCCGGGGCGTGCTGCTGGCGGAGGTGGGCATGGTGGCCGCGGTGGCCGGCACCCTCCTGTACGGCGTGGGCGTGACGGGCGTCATCGTCCGGTGGGAGTGGATCCTCGTCGCGCTTCTCATCGGCTCGGCGGTGGGGACGGGCATGGGCCTGTGGATCCCCATGACCAAGATGCCCGAGCGCATCGCGCTCTCCCACGCCTTCGGCGGCCTCGCCGTGGGGCTCGTCGGCGTCGTCGAGTACCTGGAGCACGGCGGCGCGAAGATGAGCACGCTGCAAATCACGGCGACGGGGCTGGAGGTCGCGCTCGGCGCGCTCACCTTCACCGGAAGCCTCATGGCCTTCGGAAAGCTCCAGGGCTTCATCACCGGGCGTCCCGTCACCTACGTGGGGCAGAACGCGTCCAACATGGCGATGATCGCCGGCACGCTGGGCTTGATTGGCCTGCTCGTCCTCCAGCCCGACGCGGCGTGGGCCTTCTACGCGGTGGCGACGCTGGGCGTGCTGCTGGGTGTGCTGCTGGTGTTGCCCATCGGCGGCGCGGACATGCCGGTGGTCATCTGCCTCCTGAACTCGTACGCGGGCCTCGCCGCGTCGGCCACGGGCTTCGCGCTGGGCAACAACGTCCTCATCATCTGCGGCGCGCTGGACGGCTTCTCCGGCTTCCTGCTGGGCATGATGATGTCCAAGGCGATGAATCGCTCGTTCTCCAACGTGCTGTTCGGCGCCTTCGGCGCGGCGCCGGAGACGAAGGCCGTCACGGAGGGCGCGGCGCCCGCGGGGCCCGCTCCCAACGTGGGCAGCGTGGAGGAGGCGGCGGAGGTGCTGCGCGCCGCCCGCTCCGTCATCGTCGTGCCCGGCTATGGCATGGCGGTGTCGCAGGCCCAGCACGCGGTGCGCGACCTGGCCAATGTGCTCCAGACCCACGGGTGCGAGGTCCGCTACGCCATCCACCCCGTGGCCGGCCGCATGCCCGGCCACATGAACGTGCTGCTGGCGGAGGCGAACGTCCCCTACGACCACCTGTTCGACCTGGAGGTCATCAACGACGACTTCTCCGCCACGGACGTGGCGCTGGTGGTGGGCGCCAACGACGTGGTGAACCCCGCGGCGCGCTCGAACCAGAGCAGCCCCATCTACGGGATGCCCATCCTCTCCGCCGACATGGCGAAGACGTGCGTGGTGCTCAAGCGCTCGCTCAACGCGGGCTTCGCCGGCATCGAGAACGAGCTCTTCGTCCGCTCCAACACGATGATGGTGCTGGGCGACGCGAAGAAGACGCTGATGCAGTTCACCGCCGCCTTGAAGGAATAG
- a CDS encoding GNAT family N-acetyltransferase — protein sequence MSRLAVPPAFRGRCVARFLIHEVEARARREGRSRVRLSVRLALKDHHDGYARLGCLFVAYGTHEGFASPTFLVLEKPL from the coding sequence CTGTCCCGGCTCGCGGTGCCACCGGCCTTCCGGGGCCGCTGCGTGGCCCGGTTCCTGATCCACGAGGTCGAGGCGCGCGCCCGGCGCGAGGGTCGCTCCCGGGTGCGACTGTCGGTCCGTCTCGCGCTGAAGGACCATCACGACGGGTACGCCCGGCTGGGTTGCCTCTTCGTCGCGTACGGGACCCACGAGGGCTTCGCGTCGCCCACGTTTCTCGTCCTGGAGAAGCCGCTCTGA
- a CDS encoding GYF domain-containing protein, with protein sequence MVGDSGDGKAHPGGHPVSAATPEGEGTPVLGGVSEAELDVFVGKLRTDKNLHLPAASQTRERGDVHGERLHKGVRRSLVSASLVEEAASSEPTRTPDANHAWYVTLAGQAAGPFDVKALAAPWERGELGPDSLCWREGFPGWLPLSQVPELALALVPPPQELTEAVDLALSELAAAPDFAPRGAEGMLSLAAGETVVIPEAALPLAASLEAGASWAVTAPVEPAGTHPVLAPPPSTIEAVAERVEVRWRGGWWFTLAGGVAGGVTVALVMGLLGRWDGATALLGRMRASTSAQPAVPPVVAQPAPVAPAPVVPPAPVASVPVAPVVASQVPVGAVSGGATDGAGGSAGGGVAQAALSGSMSTGAVGGGSGVAAEPRPALKGVASVERGGALPTLTGVGGGLATTVGSKPSQARVEREVEAPPRAVAVASRSAEVPLTSQARPVAPTPAPASAPAKPKPAVDDGDDLGLDEDYDRELSGPAGGPTAREEPRAVYIPPVAPIRNPRETLTQSDVFEVVLTNKSEVTACADVKPRPVLEGERVVVRWTILPSGEVGEVVTETATVKGTAFSRCIEGKIRSWIFPKHQEQGGPVRFPFVF encoded by the coding sequence ATGGTCGGGGACTCAGGGGATGGCAAGGCTCACCCGGGTGGTCACCCGGTGAGCGCCGCGACGCCGGAAGGCGAAGGCACCCCCGTGCTCGGCGGCGTGTCCGAGGCGGAGCTGGACGTGTTCGTGGGCAAGCTGCGCACGGACAAGAACCTCCACCTGCCCGCGGCGTCGCAGACGCGCGAGCGGGGCGATGTCCACGGGGAGCGGCTGCACAAGGGCGTGCGCCGCTCGCTCGTCTCCGCCTCGTTGGTCGAGGAGGCCGCGTCCTCCGAGCCCACGCGGACGCCCGACGCGAACCACGCGTGGTACGTGACGCTGGCGGGGCAGGCCGCGGGGCCGTTCGACGTGAAGGCGCTGGCGGCGCCGTGGGAGCGCGGGGAGCTGGGTCCCGACTCGCTGTGCTGGCGCGAGGGCTTTCCGGGGTGGCTGCCGCTGAGCCAGGTGCCGGAGCTGGCCCTGGCGCTCGTGCCGCCTCCCCAGGAGTTGACCGAGGCGGTGGACCTGGCCCTGTCGGAGCTGGCCGCCGCTCCGGACTTCGCGCCCCGGGGCGCGGAGGGGATGTTGTCGCTGGCCGCGGGCGAGACGGTGGTGATTCCCGAGGCGGCGCTGCCCCTGGCGGCGTCCCTCGAGGCGGGCGCGTCCTGGGCGGTGACCGCGCCCGTGGAGCCCGCGGGCACCCACCCGGTGCTGGCGCCGCCGCCGTCGACCATCGAGGCCGTCGCGGAGCGCGTGGAGGTGCGCTGGCGGGGCGGTTGGTGGTTCACGCTGGCGGGCGGTGTCGCGGGCGGCGTGACGGTGGCGCTCGTCATGGGATTGCTGGGGCGCTGGGATGGCGCGACGGCGCTGCTGGGCCGCATGCGCGCGTCGACGAGCGCCCAGCCGGCCGTGCCCCCGGTCGTCGCGCAACCCGCGCCCGTCGCGCCCGCGCCGGTGGTCCCGCCCGCGCCCGTTGCCTCGGTTCCAGTCGCTCCCGTGGTGGCCAGCCAGGTTCCGGTGGGAGCTGTCTCCGGTGGCGCGACGGACGGCGCCGGCGGGTCCGCGGGTGGCGGTGTGGCGCAGGCGGCGCTCTCGGGGAGCATGTCCACCGGCGCGGTGGGCGGCGGCTCGGGTGTCGCCGCCGAGCCTCGTCCGGCGCTGAAGGGCGTGGCGTCCGTGGAGCGGGGCGGCGCGTTGCCGACGTTGACGGGCGTCGGGGGCGGCCTGGCCACGACGGTCGGGTCCAAGCCCTCGCAGGCCCGGGTCGAGCGCGAGGTGGAGGCGCCGCCGCGCGCGGTGGCCGTGGCGTCTCGGAGCGCCGAGGTCCCGCTGACGTCGCAGGCGCGGCCCGTCGCGCCGACGCCCGCGCCCGCCTCCGCGCCCGCGAAGCCGAAGCCCGCGGTGGATGACGGCGACGACCTGGGGCTCGACGAGGACTACGACCGCGAGCTGTCGGGGCCGGCGGGTGGACCGACGGCGCGCGAGGAGCCCCGCGCGGTCTACATCCCGCCGGTGGCGCCCATCCGCAACCCGCGCGAGACGCTCACCCAGTCGGACGTCTTCGAGGTGGTGCTCACCAACAAGAGCGAGGTCACCGCGTGCGCGGACGTCAAGCCGAGGCCCGTGCTGGAGGGGGAGCGCGTGGTGGTGCGCTGGACCATCCTCCCGAGCGGTGAGGTGGGCGAGGTCGTCACCGAGACGGCCACCGTGAAAGGCACCGCGTTCTCGCGCTGCATCGAAGGGAAGATTCGTTCCTGGATCTTCCCCAAGCACCAGGAGCAGGGGGGGCCGGTGCGCTTCCCATTCGTGTTCTGA
- a CDS encoding DUF1330 domain-containing protein — translation MPAYVVFEVAVHDVQTYARYKQLAPPSVARYGGRYLVRGGATEALEGTWQPPRFVIIEFPSTDQARAWWSSPEYAAAKALRHVSAHTMMLLMEGLPAEAPLAVATGDVGPASEQA, via the coding sequence ATGCCTGCCTATGTCGTCTTCGAGGTCGCGGTGCATGACGTGCAGACCTACGCGCGCTACAAGCAGCTCGCGCCGCCGTCGGTCGCCCGGTACGGCGGGCGCTACCTGGTGCGCGGGGGCGCGACGGAGGCGCTGGAGGGGACGTGGCAGCCCCCGCGCTTCGTCATCATCGAGTTCCCTTCGACGGACCAGGCCCGCGCGTGGTGGTCGTCTCCGGAATACGCCGCCGCGAAGGCGCTGCGCCACGTCAGCGCCCACACGATGATGCTCCTCATGGAGGGCCTTCCCGCCGAGGCGCCCCTGGCCGTGGCCACTGGCGACGTGGGCCCGGCCTCGGAGCAGGCCTGA
- a CDS encoding S28 family serine protease: MPDIPRVRGGALSRALLALLLSACGESAQPFDEDILERLSAIPGLTVREEAAGVSAPEGARFFVMEFDQPADHARPEGLRFRQRLTLLHVSSAAPMVLYSGGYFVSTSASRREPTQLLGANQLSVEHRFFGPSRPEPADWSLLTIRQSADDFHRVAQAFKPLYPGSWLSTGASKGGETMVFFRRFHPEDVDATLAYVAPIAREDDARFVDFQAAVGTPGCRARLKDFQRAVLSRRDTLRPLMDGLAAQRGLAFDHLGAERALEHAVIEHTFYFWQYDTPSRCDTLPDASADDARLLAELDGLVGLESFSDADVEDYGPYYFQAALELGYPRPFEAHLEDLLRHPGTDIPEVYVPRGTSPVFRPEAMPDVQDWVSREGERLMFVYGGNDPWSAAPYVVGGARDSFLFTVPEGNHSARLELLPEPERTEALDILRRWMGGSTRASRLQSRDWRLEPEGEEFGPHPPRSGRR; this comes from the coding sequence ATGCCCGACATTCCTCGTGTCCGGGGTGGGGCGCTGTCCCGCGCGCTCCTGGCGCTCCTGCTGAGCGCGTGTGGCGAGTCCGCCCAGCCCTTCGATGAAGACATCCTGGAGCGGCTGTCCGCCATCCCGGGGCTCACCGTGCGAGAGGAGGCGGCGGGCGTCAGCGCTCCGGAGGGGGCCCGCTTCTTCGTCATGGAGTTCGACCAGCCCGCGGACCACGCGCGGCCGGAGGGGCTCCGGTTCCGTCAACGGCTGACGCTGCTCCACGTCTCCAGCGCGGCGCCCATGGTGCTCTACTCGGGCGGGTACTTCGTCTCCACGTCTGCCTCGCGGCGCGAGCCGACCCAGCTCCTCGGCGCCAACCAGCTCTCCGTCGAGCACCGCTTCTTCGGCCCCAGCCGGCCGGAGCCCGCAGACTGGAGCCTGCTCACCATTCGTCAGTCCGCGGACGACTTCCACCGCGTCGCCCAGGCCTTCAAGCCGCTGTATCCGGGGAGCTGGCTGTCCACCGGCGCCAGCAAGGGCGGCGAGACGATGGTGTTCTTTCGCCGCTTCCATCCGGAGGACGTGGACGCCACGCTGGCGTACGTCGCGCCCATCGCTCGCGAGGACGACGCGCGCTTCGTCGACTTCCAGGCGGCGGTGGGGACGCCGGGATGCCGCGCGAGGCTGAAGGACTTCCAGCGCGCGGTGCTGTCGAGGCGCGACACGCTGCGCCCGCTGATGGACGGCCTGGCGGCCCAGCGGGGCCTGGCGTTCGACCACCTGGGCGCGGAGCGCGCGCTGGAGCACGCCGTCATCGAGCACACGTTCTACTTCTGGCAGTACGACACGCCCTCGCGCTGCGACACCCTCCCGGACGCCTCCGCGGACGACGCGCGCCTCCTGGCGGAGCTGGACGGCCTGGTGGGGCTGGAGTCCTTCTCCGACGCGGACGTGGAGGACTATGGCCCGTACTACTTCCAGGCCGCCCTGGAGCTGGGCTACCCGCGCCCGTTCGAGGCGCACCTGGAGGACCTGCTGCGCCACCCGGGCACGGACATCCCCGAAGTGTACGTGCCCCGGGGCACCTCTCCGGTGTTCCGCCCGGAGGCGATGCCGGACGTGCAGGACTGGGTGTCCCGCGAGGGCGAGCGGCTGATGTTCGTCTACGGCGGCAACGACCCGTGGTCCGCGGCGCCGTACGTGGTCGGCGGGGCGCGGGATTCGTTCCTGTTCACGGTGCCGGAGGGCAACCACTCCGCGCGCCTGGAGCTGTTGCCGGAGCCCGAACGCACCGAGGCCCTGGACATCCTCCGCCGGTGGATGGGCGGAAGCACCAGGGCCTCGCGACTGCAATCAAGAGACTGGAGACTCGAGCCGGAGGGCGAGGAGTTCGGGCCCCACCCTCCGCGCTCGGGTCGGCGCTAG
- a CDS encoding M4 family metallopeptidase yields the protein MTIRRVDTKPVTARPANTAETKKNTAKTAPLSVKDGFGPAARTSELARAEKTLTQVPVTAGRLALTTPAAQQAIQTSLSHLNPLKGAQTLLPQAATFAATSVERDNIGMTHVRLNRVHEGVKVFGEQVVTHLDKDGKVSSVTGDQSTIPAGLGREQPKLSPQAAIDIARKDFAQKPDRQPTAERVIYQDKSGQYHSAYRVEVTNLTQVDETHRPRKQNYLIDANTGKVFESFNQIDGFFGSNKKLGRAADITASNTTPAEIKDKSTVTSKVTIDQDVEVDKLKLDLDINHTFKGDLKVTLTSPSGKSAVVHNRTGGSTDDIKGSFDLSQFAGEKAKGEWTLTVEDAAKLDTGKLNGWSLSVTPKETKPPEEPKPEGKVDDTSLYSGKVDLKTRQTADGKYVLEDSSRGKGVNTYDANNKSTASGKTQLTDDNDIWGEATDGSRTKAAVDAHYGAAMTYDFMKNVLGRDSIDGAGEALNSYVHVRTNYVNAFWDGEKMSYGDGDGVDSGPLTALDIAGHEIAHGLTERTAGLIYSGESGGLNEAFSDIMGAGVEWYASTQNPSVKFNWTVGETAWTPTNGDSEDGLRYMDDPTKDGYSIDHYKNYPKQTEVHGSSGIANNAFYLLANGGTNRTSKVEVKDGIGMEKGLKIYYRALAHYMTPKTTFAQAREATIKAATDLYGADSTEVKKVKESWTAVGVN from the coding sequence ATGACCATCCGTCGAGTCGACACCAAGCCTGTGACCGCTCGTCCGGCCAACACGGCTGAGACCAAGAAGAACACCGCCAAGACTGCTCCGCTGTCCGTGAAGGACGGCTTCGGCCCCGCGGCGCGCACCTCCGAGCTGGCGCGCGCGGAGAAGACGCTGACGCAGGTTCCGGTGACCGCGGGCCGCCTGGCGCTGACGACCCCGGCCGCGCAGCAGGCCATCCAGACGTCGCTGAGCCACCTCAACCCGCTCAAGGGCGCGCAGACGCTGCTGCCCCAGGCCGCGACGTTCGCCGCGACCAGCGTGGAGCGCGACAACATCGGCATGACGCACGTCCGCCTGAACCGCGTCCACGAGGGCGTGAAGGTGTTCGGCGAGCAGGTCGTCACGCACCTGGACAAGGACGGCAAGGTCTCCAGCGTCACCGGCGACCAGTCCACGATTCCCGCGGGCCTGGGCCGTGAGCAGCCCAAGCTGAGCCCGCAGGCCGCCATCGACATCGCGCGCAAGGACTTCGCCCAGAAGCCGGACCGTCAGCCGACGGCCGAGCGCGTCATCTACCAGGACAAGTCGGGCCAGTACCACTCGGCCTACCGCGTCGAGGTCACCAACCTGACGCAGGTCGACGAGACGCACCGTCCCCGCAAGCAGAACTACCTGATCGACGCGAACACGGGGAAGGTGTTCGAGTCCTTCAACCAGATCGACGGCTTCTTCGGCTCCAACAAGAAGCTGGGCCGCGCCGCGGACATCACCGCGTCCAACACCACCCCCGCGGAGATCAAGGACAAGAGCACCGTCACGTCCAAGGTCACCATCGACCAGGACGTCGAGGTGGACAAGCTGAAGCTGGACCTGGACATCAACCACACGTTCAAGGGCGACCTGAAGGTCACGCTGACCAGCCCCTCCGGCAAGAGCGCCGTGGTGCACAACCGCACGGGCGGCAGCACTGACGACATCAAGGGTTCGTTCGACCTGAGCCAGTTCGCCGGTGAGAAGGCGAAGGGCGAGTGGACGCTGACCGTCGAGGACGCGGCCAAGCTCGACACCGGCAAGCTGAACGGCTGGAGCCTGTCGGTCACCCCGAAGGAGACCAAGCCCCCCGAGGAGCCGAAGCCGGAGGGCAAGGTGGACGACACGTCGCTGTACAGCGGCAAGGTGGACCTGAAGACCCGGCAGACCGCGGACGGCAAGTACGTCCTCGAGGACTCCTCGCGCGGCAAGGGCGTGAACACCTACGACGCGAACAACAAGTCGACGGCGTCCGGCAAGACGCAGCTGACGGACGACAACGACATCTGGGGCGAGGCCACCGACGGCTCGCGCACGAAGGCGGCGGTCGACGCGCACTACGGCGCGGCGATGACCTACGACTTCATGAAGAACGTCCTCGGCCGTGACTCCATCGACGGCGCCGGCGAGGCCCTGAACTCCTACGTCCACGTGCGCACCAACTACGTGAACGCGTTCTGGGACGGCGAGAAGATGAGCTACGGCGACGGCGACGGCGTGGACTCCGGTCCGCTCACCGCGCTGGACATCGCCGGCCACGAGATCGCCCACGGCCTGACCGAGCGCACCGCCGGCCTCATCTACAGCGGCGAGTCCGGTGGTCTGAACGAGGCGTTCAGCGACATCATGGGCGCGGGCGTGGAGTGGTACGCCTCCACCCAGAACCCGTCCGTGAAGTTCAACTGGACGGTGGGCGAGACGGCCTGGACGCCGACGAACGGCGACTCCGAGGACGGCCTGCGCTACATGGATGACCCGACCAAGGACGGGTACTCCATCGACCACTACAAGAACTACCCGAAGCAGACCGAGGTCCACGGCTCCAGCGGCATCGCGAACAACGCGTTCTACCTGCTGGCCAACGGCGGCACGAACCGCACCTCGAAGGTCGAGGTCAAGGACGGCATCGGCATGGAGAAGGGCCTGAAGATCTACTACCGCGCCCTGGCCCACTACATGACGCCGAAGACCACGTTCGCCCAGGCGCGCGAGGCGACCATCAAGGCCGCCACCGACCTGTACGGCGCGGACTCGACCGAGGTGAAGAAGGTGAAGGAGAGCTGGACCGCCGTCGGCGTGAACTAG